CGAGATGGCACTTAAGCACCCCCGGCAATTAAATTTAAGTTTTCTTTAAATCTAGCTTGACGATAAATTTAAGTTGTCTTAAATTAAGTCCATCGGCAGGACGCACTACTCACCAGGACGGTGAACGCTCATTAACAGATAGCCCTGAAGAAGGGCGAATACACCGAGACAGTTTGTTTTGGGGTGTGGCGAAACAGGTAATGGTTCGCAGGCATCGTGAAGTAATCGGGATTGGCGGCGCTGCCACCTGAAAATTTATCGATGGTGCGTGAATTGATCACTCACGCGAAAAGACCAGCGGATTCTGTGGTTCGATTCCACATTCACCACACCACCAAAACACACTGACAGGAGGATGTATGGACTCACAAGCACGTCGCCGCGAACGTCGCGCAGCTAAACAAACTGAATGGAAAGCTGCTAACCCCCTGTTAGTGGGAGTAAGCGCAAAGCCACAGCGCCAGGTGCTGACGCTGAACCGTAAGGTTGACCGGGTGCAGAAGGCGGCTGAGCCAATCCGTAACGAGATGGCCACGCAGATTATTAAGGCTGCAGATGTTCACGAAGCGCTGCGCAACCAGTCAGATAAGCGCAATCAGCGCATGTGGCACAACAAACCAACCAGAGAGATAGGTATCACCTGCTCTGGGCGTCAGAAGATGAAGGGAAAGAGCATCCCTTTGATTTAAAGGAACAGGAAGTCATTTGTTCGGACCATGAGGAGCGAGATTGAACTCTAAATTATATAAATTGCCATCTGGCGCTTTAAATTCAACTTCAAAGTAAATTTTGGGGTTGAATGGATCGGGGACATTTTTGGCTATGCACGTCGACCGCCATGGTATATGCCCACTCTTTCCTTCACCAAGAGACCGGGACTTCCACCAGTCGTACCATGACTGATCATTTGGCTGGTCACTACCCTTTTCTCTTACGAACCAATGATTTCTCTTTGAGCGATTACTCATTTCTGTGTTTGGGTACATAGGGGAAGTAAGCTTTTTATCAATCAACATAAGTCCTCTTCGGTAATTACCTTTTAGATATTTACATTCTGGGTCATAACAATGATTAATCAAGTTTTTCATAAGGTTGCTTATGCGACCTTTATCGCTCTATCGGGCGGGCTATCGTAAATCTGAGAGCGTTACCGCTCGTTAATTTGAGGTGAGATATGGGCGACAGATTTGAAGGGGAGATTATTCGCGGTGTTATTAACGACACTCGCCTCTTCCCTTGTATTGAGCGGGTTAGAAGTGGGTTTGTCCAGAAATTCGGAAAAAGAATTGTTCAGGGTGGTAAGTGCATCCAAGAGTGCGATTTTGAAATCACTCCACCAGAAAGGAGTTGGTATTCAAAGGAAATTGATGGTGTGTGGCACTGGGTTGAAGGCTGTAGCCATTGCAATGGGAACCCCAAGGACTGGGACTATGTTCGCTGCGATAAACATGATGTCTGCGTTGATTGTGGAGTAGATAGAGATAACGCAGAGAAATCTACCAGCGGCGCTGTGTGGTGGTGTAGTGGAGGGTGGCGTTGTAATGATTGCCAAGAGCGTATTAACAAAAAGCGCCTAGCAGAGGCAGAATCAAGGATCGTTCCTGATGATGAATATGATGAGATGGATTTTTGGCGCGAAGATGAAGCTCGCTGCCCGTGGTGTAAAGCTGAAATATCCACCGACGAATCATACGACGCCTATCAGGAAGAGCATACGTGCTATGAGTGCGAGCGTCACTTCAAGCTGACGGCAGAGCATTCGATTTCATGGACAACTATTCGTTCAGTCAAGAAGGTCGCTTAGGCGGACTTTGTCGCTCTATCAGGCGGGCTATCGTACAAGCCGCAAAGATGCGGTTCATATCATCAAATAATTGAGAGGGTTACAGCATGGCAATTAGCGCAACATTAAAAGCAAAGCAACTAAACGGCGTAGTCCCATTCGGCGACGGCTGGGGTCGCCATGTGGAGATTGACGTCGAAGATCTGGATATTGCCGAGGCTGTTAATGCTGATGAAATAATCAATGAATATTCCACTGACGATTTGCTCGATGCGATTGGTGAAGATGCAGTTATTTCATGGCTCAAGGAATGCGGATACGAGGTCAATAGCCTCTGACTCTTTCAGCTCTATCGGGCTGGGCATAGAAAGACATTAACGGTAACGGCCAGATAAACATTAACGCCACCTTCGGGTGGTTTTTTATTGCTAAGAACAGGAGTTATAGATGGAGCGTTTTGCAAAGTTATTTGAAAGTCACGGTCGCCAGATTTTGGTTCGTAAAGGAGAAAACAGCGATGGAGAATGCGCACTATGCATTTCAACAATGTTCGATGGCGCTGAAATGTCTTTGAATCTCGGATTTGGTGAGAATGAAGAGGCAATGAGCAATGCACTGGAATCATTTACTCAAGAGCAAGCGGATGTGTTCGGAAAGAAGTTTGAAGGACAAAATAGCGCATTCGAAGCATTTAAATCACTGACTAACACTTGCGAAGATGATGACTAGGTCGCTAAGGCGGCCTTTTTTATTACATACGGTTTAACAGAGGTGAGAGATGGCAAAGCAGATTGCAGAGGCAAAAATCCTTGACGCCAACGGTACGTATTTTATCGACGGCAGCATCCATCCCGTCTATCTGAATGAAGACGGCGACACTTATTTGGTAGAAGAATACGAAAAAGGGGAGCCGTGCGAGCATGTGATTAAAGACCTTTTCGCAGATGGTGTTCTGGTTGCAGTAAATCCTATTGGATACAGCTAACAGAGGTGAGAGATGGAAACAGGTGGACAGGCTTTCCCACGCCAGCAATGGGAATATGACGGGCAAAACAATGTGCTGCAGTATCAGGAAGAAGGCATGACACTGAGGGATTTTTTCGCCGCGAAGTTCATGCAAGGCGTTTGCGCCAACCCGGACAAGCTATACAGCGATGAGCATCTTGCCAAAGAGGCTTATGAAATGGCTGACGCAATGATCAAAGCCCGTTCGGCGCACAACTAAATATAGGATGAGGATATGGCCAATTACCGAAACGTAACTATCGAATGGCTAATCGCCATGCTTGCTGATGGTTATGTCGCTATCTGCGACGCAGACAAGCAAGAAATTCTTGATGTGACATTCGAGTAACCTCCGCATCAGCTTTCACTGAGAGCTGATGACTGATTCACCCTCGTTGTCATTGTTTGCCCGCCACTGTGCGGGCTTCTTTTTAACTGGAGAAAAGTATGGATAAGAAATTGCAGATAAGCATCATTAAAACAGATGCGGGAAAGTGCTTTATCACTGACTGCAAAGCAAGCAGTGGATACCATTACAATTACCACAATTCGTCTATCGAGGGTCTAATATTTGATGGATTGGCTGCAAAACCTACCTTCCATAAAAATTGGTACGAGATACCTTCTTACCCTGAAAAAATAGAGCGCCTGATTACCGGACAGAAAACAAATCGACGCTATGAATTGAAGGATGCTGATTTAAGCAGTGAAAAATACCCGCTTATCGTCTCATATGATGACAGGGATTCTATCGATGAAGACCTGCTGCATTCGCTATACACGCTCAAGTCAGACGATGTTCCTGATTACCTTCAAGAGGTCGAGTGTGGGCTAGACCTTATCTGCGAGGTAGATAACTACCGTGATGCCCCTGAGTTTAGCTACCCAGGAATCAGGCGCGTACAGTTCAGTGATGAAAAATACACCATTTCAAATCAAAACATTAAGCACTCACTTATTGACTGCATCATCCTTCCTGAGCCATTAAGAGCCAATAGTGCCTGCGAAATATCATCCAAGGAAATGTTTGATCTCGTTCGCCAGCATGTTAAGGACAATATCCAAAGTGGCTTTGCAAGGATAACTAGTGATTACGACTTCTGTTTCACTGTTAAGAAAATAATCCCGCTGCTCAAGCCGCACACGTACTCATATCAGGACATATTTGCCAGAACGAAGAAACAGCGGGCTAAATTGCATTTTAAAACGGATACGTCAAAGGAAATTGAGATATTCCAAATGACGCATGACCGAGAGAACTACAAGGGATATACACCAATCAAGGGGTTTAAAGCAGATAACGAGTGGGAACTTAAAGAGCTGATTGACAGCTTCCTGTCAACTCTCATGGAAACCATTCACTCACCAATTGAGCAGTGCTCATGCTGTAACGGTACTGGATACATGCAGGATATCAAATAGCCGCCTAGTGCGGCTTTTTTATTCGCGTTTATTCATGAGCGCAGTCGCTGATTAATGAACACAACTAAACAGGAGTTCCCACGATGATTTACCAATTCGCGGGCAGCGTCGCCGTGGGCGCTATCCAGCAAAACGAAAGCCAGCTTGAAAGATTAACCCGCCAACTCCGCAATATCGGGAAGTGGCTTAAAGACACCCTTAACCAGCGCGGAGAGCCGTAATCATGACAATCGTACCTGTTAACGGAACTATCTACGTAACCCAGGCAAATCGTGACTTTGGCAAGGTGTACGAAAACAGCTTTCCAGACACAAAGGAGGGGCAAAGCGCGGCGTTTAAATGGGCTGGCGTTATAGCTCTTGGCTGGCACAAAACACAGGACAAGGACTGGAGCAAGAACCATGCAGCATGATCAGGAAGACAAAGACTTTATCGCACTGTTATCAGGCGAGCTTCAGGAGTCTATCGAGCAGCAAATCAACCTCGCCGCCGAGCGCGGTAACGAGCAAATCAGCTGGTCAGAATTTTCAGGGGACTTTAACTAATGACCATTTTTCGAGTGATTGATACGGAAACGTGCGGATTTGATGGCGGCATTGTAGAGATTGCCAGCGTTGATGTTGTCTCAGGTGAGATTCAAAACCCGCTAAGCAACTTTGTTAAGCCTGACCGCCCTATCGGGTACGGGGCCATGGCAATTCATCACATCACAGAGGATATGGTGGCAGGCATGCCACCTATTGAGGAAGTGGTAGGCCGCTACAAAGGCGCTGATTATCTGGTCGCGCATAACGCCCCATTCGATAAAGGTGTTTTGCCTGATATGGAGTGCGAATGGATTTGCACAAGAAAGCTGGCGGCGCGTCTGTGGCCTGAATTGGAAAGCCATTCAAATCAGTTCCTTCGCTACGCGCTGAACATTAAACCTTGGGTTCCTGAAAACCTCCACGCTCACCGAGCGCTTTATGACTGTTACGTAACGGCAGGCCTGCTTCAGAAAATACTCCAAGATTCAGGATGGTCTACCGAGCAGATGCTGGAAATATCAAACCAGCCAGTTTTACTTCGCACCGTTCACATGGGTAAGCATCGCGGAAAAACTTACGAAGAAGTAGCCAAGTCAGACCCTGGCTGGCTCAGATGGGCAGCACTGAATATTACTGACATGTCAGATGACATGCGGTTCACCATTAAACACTACCTCAAAGGGTAACGACGATGAAATTCGAAAAAGCCATGAGAAAGAAAGCCAAGCTACGGCTGGCACTTACCGGGCCAAGTGGAGCTGGAAAAACCTTTAGCGCACTCGTTATTTGTAAAAGCATGGGGGGACGGACGGCGGTTATTGATACCGAAAAAGGTAGTGCCTCTCTGTACTCAAATGAGTTTGATTTTGATGTTCTTGAGCTTGACCCTCCGTTTAGCCCGGAAAGATTTATTGCAGCCATTGAAGCGGCAGAAGCTGCTGGTTATGACAACCTGATAATCGACTCAATTACTCACGAATGGGGTGGAGTTGGCGGATGCCTTGACGAGTTGGACATGATCGCCAAGACGAAATTCAAAAATAACTCCCACGCAGCATGGAGCGAAATGACACCCCGGCACAGAAATTTTCTTGATGCCATCCTTCGAGTTAACTGTCACGTAGTTGCCACCATGAGAAGCAAGACGGAAACAGCTCAACAGGAAGGAAGCCGCAAGGTTGTTAAGTTGGGCATGAAAAGCGAGCAGCGAGACGGCGTTGAGTACGAGTTCACAACCGTCCTTGATATCAACCATGAAACACATGCCGCTACAGCATCCAAGGACAGGACCGGTCTTTTTTCCAGTGCAGATTACACCGTTATTGACGAAACCGTGGGAAGCAGGCTTGTCGAATGGCTAAACGATGGAAGAACAAAAGCTGAGATAGACCTCGCGCACTTCGTTTCATCAGCAGAATCAGCGAAATCGTTTGAGCAACTAAAGTCATCCTGGGCGGAGGCATTCAGAACGCTTAGAGGTACTGAAGAGCAAGCGAAGGCGCAGGAAGTCTATGAGGCAAGGAAGTCGGAGCTTCAGCAGTCCAGCGAGGCGGCATGATGGATTTAATGAAGCGCCGCGGCAACCAACTAACTCTCGGCAGAAGCTGGA
This region of Cedecea lapagei genomic DNA includes:
- a CDS encoding antitermination protein N, with product MDSQARRRERRAAKQTEWKAANPLLVGVSAKPQRQVLTLNRKVDRVQKAAEPIRNEMATQIIKAADVHEALRNQSDKRNQRMWHNKPTREIGITCSGRQKMKGKSIPLI
- a CDS encoding DUF5444 family protein translates to MTIVPVNGTIYVTQANRDFGKVYENSFPDTKEGQSAAFKWAGVIALGWHKTQDKDWSKNHAA
- a CDS encoding ATP-binding protein, which produces MKFEKAMRKKAKLRLALTGPSGAGKTFSALVICKSMGGRTAVIDTEKGSASLYSNEFDFDVLELDPPFSPERFIAAIEAAEAAGYDNLIIDSITHEWGGVGGCLDELDMIAKTKFKNNSHAAWSEMTPRHRNFLDAILRVNCHVVATMRSKTETAQQEGSRKVVKLGMKSEQRDGVEYEFTTVLDINHETHAATASKDRTGLFSSADYTVIDETVGSRLVEWLNDGRTKAEIDLAHFVSSAESAKSFEQLKSSWAEAFRTLRGTEEQAKAQEVYEARKSELQQSSEAA
- a CDS encoding protease FtsH-inhibitory lysogeny factor CIII is translated as MIYQFAGSVAVGAIQQNESQLERLTRQLRNIGKWLKDTLNQRGEP
- the exoX gene encoding exodeoxyribonuclease X; its protein translation is MTIFRVIDTETCGFDGGIVEIASVDVVSGEIQNPLSNFVKPDRPIGYGAMAIHHITEDMVAGMPPIEEVVGRYKGADYLVAHNAPFDKGVLPDMECEWICTRKLAARLWPELESHSNQFLRYALNIKPWVPENLHAHRALYDCYVTAGLLQKILQDSGWSTEQMLEISNQPVLLRTVHMGKHRGKTYEEVAKSDPGWLRWAALNITDMSDDMRFTIKHYLKG